From the genome of Desulfobaculum xiamenense, one region includes:
- a CDS encoding peptidylprolyl isomerase — translation MKALRILMAAVALTILCAGAAFAGKPGAGPVIVMETNMGTIMLMLDEKKAPVSVANFLAYVDEGFYDGTIFHRVIDGFMIQGGGFDATMAQKATHAPIANEAANGLDNDRGTIAMARTMDVDSATSQFFINTVDNAFLNHKDGSSRGFGYAVFGRVIRGMDVVDKISGVVTGRSSGMQDVPREQVIITRAYRHEG, via the coding sequence ATGAAGGCTTTGCGCATCCTCATGGCCGCCGTGGCCCTGACCATCCTCTGCGCGGGAGCGGCTTTCGCCGGAAAACCGGGTGCCGGTCCCGTGATCGTCATGGAGACGAACATGGGCACCATTATGCTCATGCTGGACGAGAAGAAGGCCCCGGTCAGCGTGGCGAACTTCCTCGCCTACGTGGACGAGGGCTTTTACGACGGCACCATATTCCATCGCGTCATCGATGGATTCATGATTCAGGGCGGTGGGTTCGATGCCACCATGGCACAGAAGGCCACCCATGCCCCCATCGCCAATGAGGCCGCCAACGGACTGGACAACGACCGGGGCACCATCGCCATGGCCCGCACCATGGACGTGGACAGCGCCACCAGCCAGTTCTTCATCAATACCGTGGACAACGCCTTCCTGAACCACAAGGACGGCTCGTCGCGCGGCTTCGGCTACGCCGTGTTCGGCCGGGTCATCCGGGGCATGGACGTGGTGGACAAGATTTCCGGCGTGGTCACCGGACGCAGCTCCGGCATGCAGGACGTGCCCCGCGAGCAGGTGATCATCACCCGCGCGTATCGCCACGAGGGTTGA
- a CDS encoding PAS domain S-box protein: MVQKLPISPLKRATRKKRVTMAFYGIGIVCVLAAFTTLAYTVDHHAASEYEAIFNHQQATTTQLARRAMEERFRSLCASVRHIAQHTIPAVLSGSQPEETFIAMFEPLRASFPELLLLGYYPTPEAARFLSVAASQRAIAAERETLRWVEESWNELARPDATILVPDFHITATNRFAALLVPVQDGNTLCGVLAAAANIDTVIHSYISPLRLQKHGEVFLVDSHGRFLFNNQRPILGRSLLDPEFANGPIPAKLQTTVLDSVAGNAVELPDDGSPGRLLAWETAFLGNRRLIIGLSALTSDVSSGFSYLRLQRTAFIALLGLAFVSAGVAFLRRLEAQRVGYQNLVLRAQQDTSPDGILVQNQHMIPTSFNHQFLDMWGVEPEDMRIEHMERAFAKADRLVFDPGAIREHFMWLCEHPDEEETGTEIPLRDGRIIERRSRGLRDASGRYRGRIFWFRDITERKRQEQRIHEALADFEAIFDNSMVGVLLTRSDRLMAMTNDRFCEMFGYTEDELKGQSSRMIHVSDESYSRFAQMFIDKLTRGETVHAEYDMRRKDGTIFRAEFTGKTLDTSNLSRGVIWIVDDVTERHKLEQLREDVEQIMRHDLKNPLHNLIYVPQLLREDGNLTPPQLRLVDELEKSGYRMLDMINRSMDIYKMERGTYQLKREPVDATRLIARIVADLTPVSTARQLNVVTHRLGGMPQDAPYTVFGEELLLYSMLLNLLKNAVEAAPEGSNVEIYIDDSNGSIAIHNAGAVPEDIRDRFFEKLATSGKSGGTGLGTYSALLIARAHNGCIGLDTSDERGTTVTVRLPLWADAPAPVCT; the protein is encoded by the coding sequence ATGGTCCAAAAACTGCCCATATCGCCACTCAAGCGTGCCACGCGCAAAAAACGCGTCACCATGGCCTTCTACGGCATCGGCATTGTCTGCGTGCTCGCCGCCTTCACCACACTCGCCTACACGGTGGACCACCACGCCGCATCGGAATACGAGGCCATCTTCAACCACCAGCAGGCCACGACGACGCAACTCGCCCGCCGCGCCATGGAGGAGCGCTTCCGCTCGCTGTGCGCATCGGTCCGTCACATCGCGCAGCACACCATCCCAGCGGTGCTCTCCGGCTCGCAACCCGAAGAGACCTTCATCGCGATGTTCGAGCCGCTTCGGGCAAGCTTCCCGGAACTGCTCCTGCTCGGATACTACCCGACGCCGGAAGCGGCCCGCTTCCTCTCCGTGGCCGCGTCGCAGCGCGCCATCGCCGCCGAGCGCGAAACCCTGCGCTGGGTCGAGGAATCATGGAACGAACTCGCACGGCCCGACGCGACCATCCTCGTGCCAGACTTCCACATCACCGCGACGAACCGCTTCGCCGCCCTGCTCGTGCCCGTGCAAGACGGCAACACCCTGTGCGGCGTCCTCGCCGCGGCCGCAAACATCGACACGGTGATCCACAGCTACATTTCTCCCCTGCGGCTTCAGAAACACGGCGAAGTCTTTCTGGTGGACTCGCATGGGCGATTCCTGTTCAACAACCAGCGCCCCATCCTCGGACGCAGCCTGCTTGATCCCGAATTCGCCAATGGCCCTATCCCCGCCAAACTCCAGACCACCGTCCTCGACAGCGTCGCGGGAAACGCCGTGGAACTGCCGGACGATGGATCTCCCGGACGTCTGCTGGCATGGGAGACAGCCTTCCTCGGCAACCGCCGCCTCATCATCGGCTTGTCGGCGCTCACCAGCGACGTCAGTAGCGGCTTCTCGTACCTACGCCTCCAGCGCACGGCCTTCATAGCGCTACTCGGTCTGGCCTTCGTCAGCGCGGGCGTAGCCTTCCTGCGCCGTCTCGAAGCCCAGCGTGTCGGCTACCAGAACCTCGTGCTGCGCGCCCAGCAGGACACCTCTCCAGACGGCATCCTCGTCCAGAACCAGCACATGATTCCCACGTCCTTCAACCACCAGTTCCTCGACATGTGGGGCGTGGAGCCTGAAGACATGCGCATCGAACACATGGAACGCGCCTTCGCCAAGGCCGACCGTCTCGTCTTCGACCCCGGTGCGATCCGCGAACACTTCATGTGGCTGTGCGAACACCCGGACGAGGAGGAGACCGGCACCGAAATTCCCCTACGCGACGGACGCATCATCGAACGCCGGTCCCGTGGACTTCGTGACGCCTCGGGACGCTACCGTGGCAGAATCTTCTGGTTTCGCGACATCACAGAGCGCAAGCGGCAGGAACAGCGCATCCACGAGGCGCTGGCGGATTTCGAGGCGATCTTCGACAACTCCATGGTTGGCGTGCTCCTCACCCGCAGCGACAGACTCATGGCCATGACCAACGACCGCTTCTGCGAAATGTTCGGATATACGGAGGATGAACTGAAGGGCCAATCCTCGCGGATGATCCATGTCTCGGACGAGAGCTACTCCCGCTTCGCGCAAATGTTCATCGACAAGCTCACAAGAGGGGAAACAGTCCACGCGGAATACGACATGCGCCGCAAGGACGGCACCATCTTCCGCGCGGAATTCACGGGCAAGACCCTCGACACGTCGAACCTTTCACGCGGCGTAATCTGGATCGTCGACGACGTCACCGAACGCCACAAGCTGGAGCAACTGCGCGAGGATGTGGAGCAGATCATGCGCCACGACCTCAAGAATCCGCTGCATAACCTCATCTACGTCCCGCAGCTCTTGCGCGAGGACGGCAACCTCACCCCGCCCCAGTTGCGACTGGTGGACGAACTGGAAAAGTCCGGCTACCGCATGCTGGACATGATCAACCGCTCCATGGACATCTACAAGATGGAACGCGGCACCTACCAGCTCAAGCGCGAACCAGTCGATGCCACGCGGCTCATCGCGCGCATCGTCGCCGACCTCACGCCGGTGAGCACCGCCCGCCAACTGAATGTTGTGACCCATCGTCTGGGCGGCATGCCGCAGGATGCGCCCTACACCGTCTTCGGCGAGGAACTGCTCCTGTACTCCATGCTCCTCAATCTGTTGAAAAACGCGGTGGAAGCCGCACCGGAAGGCTCGAACGTCGAAATATACATCGACGACTCAAACGGCTCCATCGCCATCCACAACGCCGGAGCCGTGCCGGAGGACATCCGCGACAGGTTCTTCGAGAAGCTGGCCACCTCCGGCAAGTCCGGCGGTACGGGGCTTGGCACCTATTCTGCCCTGCTCATCGCCCGCGCCCACAACGGCTGCATAGGGCTCGACACGTCGGATGAACGCGGAACCACCGTCACGGTCCGCCTGCCGCTGTGGGCCGACGCCCCCGCCCCCGTGTGCACCTGA
- a CDS encoding acyl-CoA thioesterase, whose product MPGKTVRESRISMSQLMLPQDANPAGNVHGGVVMKLIDTTGGVVAMRHVRGNVVTASIDRLDFLTPVFVGDLVHVRASLNLVGSSSMEVGVRVETENIHTGELRHAVSAYLTYVALDENGKPMTAPALISETAEDLRRRDEAEQRRKVRLGERKKHRG is encoded by the coding sequence ATGCCCGGCAAGACCGTACGCGAAAGCCGCATCTCCATGTCCCAGCTCATGCTCCCGCAGGACGCCAACCCCGCGGGCAACGTCCACGGCGGCGTGGTCATGAAGCTCATCGACACGACCGGTGGAGTGGTCGCCATGCGCCACGTCCGGGGCAACGTCGTCACCGCCAGCATCGACAGGCTCGATTTCCTCACCCCCGTCTTCGTGGGCGACCTCGTCCATGTGCGGGCCAGCCTGAACCTCGTGGGCTCCTCGTCCATGGAGGTCGGGGTACGGGTGGAAACGGAAAACATCCACACCGGCGAGCTGCGGCATGCCGTCTCGGCCTATCTGACCTACGTGGCACTAGACGAGAACGGAAAGCCCATGACCGCGCCAGCGCTCATCTCCGAAACCGCCGAGGACCTGCGCCGCAGGGACGAGGCCGAACAGCGCCGCAAGGTCCGCCTTGGCGAGCGCAAGAAACACCGGGGCTAA
- the cysQ gene encoding 3'(2'),5'-bisphosphate nucleotidase CysQ codes for MNTTNANALAAMADALCATAEEAGRIILDIYEEGFEVELKPDDSPITRADRASHVFVSKRLGELYPDIPLLSEEGIHLPIAERSRWQRFFLLDPLDGTKEFVKRNGEFTVNIALVEGRSPVLGIVRIPVRGVTYWGGPHLGAFRRHDGGEAQPIATAAPGPGGPVLLASRSHPAPETEAFAARNGVTRRIDAGGAVKFCLLAEGTAHLYPRFNVTWEWDTAAGHALILGAGGSFTAPDGGDFPYNKEDLANGGFFAAWK; via the coding sequence ATGAACACCACGAACGCAAACGCCCTCGCCGCCATGGCGGACGCCCTGTGCGCCACCGCCGAGGAGGCGGGACGCATCATCCTCGACATCTACGAGGAAGGCTTCGAGGTCGAGCTCAAGCCCGACGACTCGCCCATCACCCGCGCCGACCGCGCCTCGCACGTCTTCGTCTCGAAACGCCTCGGCGAACTGTACCCGGATATCCCGCTGCTCTCCGAGGAGGGCATCCACCTGCCCATCGCCGAGCGCAGCCGCTGGCAACGCTTCTTCCTGCTCGATCCCCTCGACGGCACCAAGGAATTCGTGAAGCGCAACGGTGAATTCACCGTCAACATCGCCCTCGTCGAGGGCCGCAGCCCCGTGCTCGGCATCGTGCGCATTCCGGTGCGCGGCGTGACCTACTGGGGCGGCCCGCACCTCGGGGCCTTCCGCAGGCACGACGGCGGCGAGGCGCAGCCCATCGCCACAGCAGCCCCCGGACCGGGCGGCCCGGTGCTTCTGGCCAGCCGCTCGCACCCCGCGCCCGAGACCGAGGCCTTCGCCGCGCGAAACGGCGTGACGCGCCGCATCGACGCTGGCGGAGCCGTCAAGTTCTGCCTGCTGGCCGAGGGCACGGCACACCTCTACCCGCGCTTCAACGTGACCTGGGAATGGGACACGGCAGCCGGGCACGCGCTGATCCTCGGTGCGGGCGGCAGCTTCACCGCGCCGGACGGCGGCGACTTCCCCTACAACAAGGAAGACCTCGCCAACGGCGGATTCTTCGCCGCATGGAAATGA
- a CDS encoding CPBP family glutamic-type intramembrane protease codes for MSGKPRALVVMYALVVMPFFLNDFGNVFASDFRMWLLADYVFGKILPAGLLLWLAAGKLVAPDDLGLRPVDAGSFVFYALLASLVLILMSTWGMDALDVALPQWQAQNVHGLSGSSLRNVDMWVGLFVVSIVEEIVFRGLAWTALSSVLGTSGWAVAASAVVYGLSHWSLGPAEVCGGIITGAALTLCMWRTDSVYPLIAAQFLMNVLYIP; via the coding sequence GTGTCCGGAAAGCCACGGGCGCTGGTCGTCATGTACGCGCTGGTCGTCATGCCATTTTTCCTGAACGATTTCGGGAACGTATTCGCGAGCGACTTTCGGATGTGGCTTCTTGCGGACTATGTTTTCGGAAAGATTCTTCCGGCGGGGCTTCTGCTCTGGCTGGCGGCGGGAAAGCTGGTGGCACCGGACGATTTGGGATTACGCCCCGTTGATGCGGGGTCCTTCGTCTTTTACGCGTTGCTGGCGAGTCTCGTGCTCATCCTTATGAGCACATGGGGCATGGACGCGTTGGACGTCGCATTGCCGCAGTGGCAGGCACAGAATGTCCATGGCTTGAGCGGTTCGTCCCTGCGTAACGTGGATATGTGGGTGGGGCTGTTCGTGGTGTCCATCGTGGAGGAGATCGTGTTCCGCGGGCTGGCATGGACAGCACTGTCGTCCGTCCTTGGCACGTCGGGCTGGGCGGTGGCCGCGTCGGCCGTCGTCTACGGGCTGTCGCACTGGTCGCTCGGCCCGGCCGAGGTGTGCGGCGGCATCATCACCGGGGCCGCGCTGACGCTGTGCATGTGGCGCACGGATAGCGTCTACCCGCTGATCGCGGCGCAGTTCCTCATGAATGTCTTGTACATTCCCTGA